From Polynucleobacter sp. AP-Sving-400A-A2:
CCTGAACAATATAAGCTAAGAATTGATTTTCCTGGTCTTGCTCCATATGCAGGTCATCAATAAAAAAGAGGTATTGGCTCCCTTCTCCATTGACCAAGGTAAAGACCTTGGGAATCACCCCATGCCCTAAGGCAAGATTTCGGTAATAAGAAGAAAGTTCAACAGCGAGATTTTCGGAAAAAAGGTGCATAAAGTAAATCTGTAAATAAAGTGCTTATGGAGTTAGCTGAGTTTTTAGGAAAGTCATCGTGCGATCCCAAGCTAAATCTGCAGCTGCAGAATTGTATTGCAATGGTGGCAAGCCCCTAGCGTCTGACTTTGGATTAGCGAATGCATGCTTAGCATCATAGCGCTGAAAATCATAATGTACTCTAGCGGATTTCAACTTCTCCTCCAGTAGATCTACGCCAGCGATAGAGAAAAAATCATCTTGCAGGGCCCAGTGTGCCAACATCGGTTTTTTGATAGCCGGCGCATCAACATACTCCAGCGGAGGGTAGCCATACCAAACCACGGTTCCATCACATTCTGGAACAAGGCCGGCTGACAGGACTGTGAGCGCCCCACCCATACAAAAACCAGTAACAGCAACTTTAGCGCTGCCAGTTGTCTTGAGGTACTGAACAGCGCCACGAATATCTTGGCTGGCGGCATCACCAAAATTCAGATCCTTCATGAGGTGCTCTGCTTCATTTGCTTCCAGAGCGAGTTTGCCACGGTACAAATCCGGAACCAAGGCGCGATATCCTGCTTTAGCTAAGCGATTGGCAACATTCTTGATCTCATCATCCAAACCCCACCACTCTTGAATCACTACCACGCCAGGGGCATTTATTGGATTGGCCGGCTCAATTAAATAGGCCTCTACTGAGGTGCCGTCTGGTCTCTTAAATGAAATCATCACAGTCTTTCTTTTCAAATAAATTCGGTTTACTGCTCTTTTTTATCAGTATGAATATAGCCCACCAAGCAGAAAGTAAGCAAGCCACATAAAGCCGCCCCATAACCAACTAGGTTGTAGTGCTCCATTTTTCCATCTGCACCAATAGTCACCACCATGCCAGCAAGTATTGAGGCAAGCCCCGATGCTAACATTTGGACTGAGCCCACCAAGCTCATAAAGGTACCCCGAATTTTCGCCTCCACCATTTGGCTAGCAATTGCCATCGCCGGAATCATGCGCCCGGAGATCAAGATGAAAAATGCAGTTGAATTTACCAAGGCCACCCACAGCGGCACAGGCATCAGATTGGTTGTGACTAGCAAAGGAATAAGGCTGGCGATAGCCAATATTTTAAAGATCTTCACCTTGCCATAGCGATCAGCCATTTGCCCAATCACTCGAGAACTCATCAAAGTGGCAATCCCGCCACAAAGATAGATCAATGGAATATATCCATTATCAATCCCCACATTGGAGGTGAGATAGAGTGCAATATATGGAATAACCGAAAATCCAGTCAACATGATCAGTGCCATAAAAAAGAATACGCGTAGATGCTGGTGTGCGCTAAACACATTCCATATTTGGCTTAAGCGACTGCCTTCATGAGTCTGATCTAAATGACCGATGATTCTGGGAATATTGCGATAACCCAAATACAAAATGAGAGTGGATATCAAGGCAATAAAAAAGAATGGCGCACGCCAACCTAAGTATGGAATATTGTTAGCCAACAATAGACTGAGAGGGACTCCCGCTACGGTCGACACCGAGAAAGCAGACATCACCGTACCCAAAGCTTTGCCTCTGCGCTCAAACGGAATAGAGTCTGCAACGATGGTTTGAACTAATGAACCTAATATGCCGCCAAAGGCACCTGCAAATGCCCGAGCAATAAAAAGAGAATGGTAATCCGGCGCCAAACCACAGACTAAGGTGGCAATAATGAAGCAGGCATACAAACTGAGAAGCAGCACTCGCCTCTCAAAGCGATCTACAAAGTAGGTAGCAAAGACACCGGCAAGAGCTGCGGCAAAAGTATAGGAAGAAAGTAACAGGCCGAATTCATGGGTATTGATATTGAGCTCACGAATAAATTCCGGACCCAAAGGCATCATGATCATGAAGTCTAGGATGTGAGTGAACTGAATTCCAGCCAAGGAGAATAAGAAAAAGTATTCTTTCTTCTTGCCGCCTGGCGTGTGATGCTCGGTCAAAGGTTACTTTACAGTTTATTAGGGGTAGGACATTATCAACCTAAGAGCTTAAAGCTGAGCCTACCAGCATTTGATTGATGACGCCAACTACTAGGAATGGGTTTTTATGGGCACTTCCTGCAATTGAAAAGTAAAAGGTGTATCATTAGGGTTAACCCTTAAGGAGCTCACCATGGCACATTCAAACTCAGTACTATTTCAACAGGCACCTACTATTAGCATTAAACCTTTAATAGCAATTAAAGATATTTTTGTCTTATTAGCAGAAGCTTTCAGCGAAGCTAAGGTATTGGAGCAGAAATCACGTAGAACTAGTGGAAATTGGTAATTTGTTGCTGATTTAACTCTGTTTTAGGCCATTTTTGGTCATTTTTTAAGAAATAAGCCTCCGTTCTTTGGAGGCTTTTTCTTTTAAACAGCGTCCCTAACGCTGAACATAGTAACCATAGACACAGCGTGAACCACCCCGAGACGGGTTATGGGTATCTTGAATAACACCATCAATGACAGCCGTCAGGTGCTTAGAAACCTTCACAATTAATCTGCCCGAGGGCAACTCGTTGGCTAGTAAATGCACTTTACAGCCAGCGCCAACCTGCATAGTAGGCACCCAATCAAAGCCATGACCCACAATATAGTCATGAAACACATTGCGATGATTGCCGTTACGCGGTGAAGCGCCCTTAGCGTTGAGACGCCTAGCCAACTTGTCGTTTCGTTGATCGGCATAAGCTGCATTGGCAGCGCGAAGATCTTCGTAGACCTGCAAATAAGGTAATTGGGCGACAATCGCAATCGCTCGAACTACACAGTCACCAGCCCCACCTTTGAAACCCGCAAGCTCCCTACCCCCATCGTTGAGTTGAAAGCCCAGCTCTTGGCCGCGACTATTAGATAGTCTGGTGAAGAGGTTAAAAAAATTCAGCACAGGGTAGTCGGGAGTTTAGGGGAATTCAGGCAAGTTATCGTCAAAAGAAAAATGGACTTGCCTTTCGACAAATCCATTCTCATTTTCTATTCACCACAGCTTACTTCGCTTGTGCCTGCTTGACCTTCAAACGCCAAGCATGTAGCAAAGGCTCGGTATACCCGTTTGGCTGCTCAAGACCCTTAAAGATCAAATCACTCGCAGCTTGAAAGGCGTAGGAATCCTTATAGTTTGGCATCATCGGCTTATACAAGGGATCGCCAGCATTTTGACTATCCACGATAGTAGCCATTCGTTGCATGGCTTCCTCTACTTCGGCTTTGCTTACATACTTATGCAGCAACCAGTTAGCAATGTGCTGACTAGAAATACGCAATGTTGCGCGATCTTCCATTAAGCCTACGTTATAGATATCAGGCACCTTAGAACAACCAACGCCTTGATCAATCCAACGCACGACATAACCCAAAATACCTTGGCAATTATTATTCAGAGCTTCGCGAATCTCCTCCTTAGTCCAATCCGGGAATAGCGCAATTGGTACGGTCAAGAGATCATCGGTTAAGGCCTCATACTCGGCTGCAGTGTCCTGCTTCTCCATATCTTCCTGAATCTTTGCTACATCGACCTGGTGATAGTGAATGGCATGCAAAGTGGCAGCAGTAGGTGATGGTACCCAAGCAGTATTCGCTCCAGCTTGAGGATGTGCAGCTTTTTGCTCAACCATTTCCTTCATGAGATCTGGCGCAGGCCACATGCCCTTACCAATCTGTGCGCGACCACGTAGGCCACAATCTAAGCCTGCCAATACATTGCGGCGCTCATAAGCTCCGAACCATTTAGCAATCTTCATTCTGCCTTTACGAACCATAGCTCCGCCATACATGCCGGTGTGCATTTCATCACCAGTGCGGTCTAAGAATCCAGTATTAATAAAGGCAACACGAGCACCAGCTGCAGCGATAGCAGCTTTAATGTTGACGCTCATACGGCGCTCTTCATCCATGATGCCCAATTTGACCGTGTTCACAGGCAAGCCAAGTAATTTCTCAACCCGACCAAAGAGCTCGCCAGCAAATGCCACTTCTTCAGCGCTGTGCATTTTTGGCTTAACAATATAGACCGAGCCTTTACGTGTATTACCAATAGCCTGAGTCGCTGGGCGATTGATATCATACAAAGCAATCAACACCGTCACTACTGCATCTAAGATACCTTCGTAGATTTCCTTGCCTTCGCCAGTAATGATGGCGGGGTTAGTCATCAAGTGACCAACGTTGCGCAGAAACAAAAGTGATCGGCCATGCAAAGTCACAACGCCATCTTTAGCATTGATAGCGCCAATGCCCGCTGTGTACTTGCGATCTGCATTCAGTGTGCGGGTAAAAGTCTTGCCGCCTTTGCTGACTTCTTCAACCAAGGTGCCTTTGAGAATGCCCAACCAATTCTCATAAGCTAGCACTTTGTCATCGCCATCCACCACTGCTACCGAGTCTTCTAGATCCAAAATGGTTGAGAGTGCAGCTTCAAGCACCACATCATTTACGCCCGCTAAATCAGCAGCCCCAATGGTTTTAGTCTTATCAATTTGAATATCAATATGAATGCCATGGTTACGCAATAAGACAGATGATGGAGCAGAGGCATCACCTTGATAGCCAACAAACTGTTTCTCATCAATCAAACCCGTTGTGCTGCCGTCTTTTAATTTCACGGACAGTTTTTTATCTACAACGACATAGGCAACTACATCGGTATAAGAGGCTTTAGCCAAAGGAGCGGCTTGATCTAAAAATTGACGTGCGTAGGCGACGACCTTAGCACCACGAATAGGGTTATAGGCTCCGGTCTTGGTAGCGCCATCTTCTTCAGAAATAACATCTGTGCCGTACAGGGCATCATACAAAGAGCCCCAACGCGCATTTGCAGCATTTAAGGCATAGCGCCCATTGAGCACAGGAACAACCAGTTGAGGGCCGGCTTGAAGAGCCAGTTCGTCATCCACATTCTGAGTAGTAGCCAACACTTTGGCAGGTACATCATCGATATAACCAATTTCTTTCAAGTACTTACGATAAGCAGGCATATCTTTGATTGGGCCAGGATTGGCTTGATGCCATTTATCCAAATCCAATTGCAAGCGATCACGCTTAGCTAGTAAAGCTTCGTTCTTTGGACTCAGATCTTTCACGATCTCGTCAAAACCCTTCCAAAAGTCTGCGCTTTTAATTCCTGTGCCAGGTAAAACTTGATCTTCAATAAAACGGTAA
This genomic window contains:
- a CDS encoding MFS transporter, which encodes MTEHHTPGGKKKEYFFLFSLAGIQFTHILDFMIMMPLGPEFIRELNINTHEFGLLLSSYTFAAALAGVFATYFVDRFERRVLLLSLYACFIIATLVCGLAPDYHSLFIARAFAGAFGGILGSLVQTIVADSIPFERRGKALGTVMSAFSVSTVAGVPLSLLLANNIPYLGWRAPFFFIALISTLILYLGYRNIPRIIGHLDQTHEGSRLSQIWNVFSAHQHLRVFFFMALIMLTGFSVIPYIALYLTSNVGIDNGYIPLIYLCGGIATLMSSRVIGQMADRYGKVKIFKILAIASLIPLLVTTNLMPVPLWVALVNSTAFFILISGRMIPAMAIASQMVEAKIRGTFMSLVGSVQMLASGLASILAGMVVTIGADGKMEHYNLVGYGAALCGLLTFCLVGYIHTDKKEQ
- a CDS encoding malate synthase G, producing MTARTQCNSLQVATPLYRFIEDQVLPGTGIKSADFWKGFDEIVKDLSPKNEALLAKRDRLQLDLDKWHQANPGPIKDMPAYRKYLKEIGYIDDVPAKVLATTQNVDDELALQAGPQLVVPVLNGRYALNAANARWGSLYDALYGTDVISEEDGATKTGAYNPIRGAKVVAYARQFLDQAAPLAKASYTDVVAYVVVDKKLSVKLKDGSTTGLIDEKQFVGYQGDASAPSSVLLRNHGIHIDIQIDKTKTIGAADLAGVNDVVLEAALSTILDLEDSVAVVDGDDKVLAYENWLGILKGTLVEEVSKGGKTFTRTLNADRKYTAGIGAINAKDGVVTLHGRSLLFLRNVGHLMTNPAIITGEGKEIYEGILDAVVTVLIALYDINRPATQAIGNTRKGSVYIVKPKMHSAEEVAFAGELFGRVEKLLGLPVNTVKLGIMDEERRMSVNIKAAIAAAGARVAFINTGFLDRTGDEMHTGMYGGAMVRKGRMKIAKWFGAYERRNVLAGLDCGLRGRAQIGKGMWPAPDLMKEMVEQKAAHPQAGANTAWVPSPTAATLHAIHYHQVDVAKIQEDMEKQDTAAEYEALTDDLLTVPIALFPDWTKEEIREALNNNCQGILGYVVRWIDQGVGCSKVPDIYNVGLMEDRATLRISSQHIANWLLHKYVSKAEVEEAMQRMATIVDSQNAGDPLYKPMMPNYKDSYAFQAASDLIFKGLEQPNGYTEPLLHAWRLKVKQAQAK
- a CDS encoding dienelactone hydrolase family protein, with protein sequence MISFKRPDGTSVEAYLIEPANPINAPGVVVIQEWWGLDDEIKNVANRLAKAGYRALVPDLYRGKLALEANEAEHLMKDLNFGDAASQDIRGAVQYLKTTGSAKVAVTGFCMGGALTVLSAGLVPECDGTVVWYGYPPLEYVDAPAIKKPMLAHWALQDDFFSIAGVDLLEEKLKSARVHYDFQRYDAKHAFANPKSDARGLPPLQYNSAAADLAWDRTMTFLKTQLTP